From Rhodovastum atsumiense, a single genomic window includes:
- a CDS encoding C-terminal binding protein, translated as MTTVLYPEALYSDDALERDVFGPGVRVLMRDVGVIAELNEADCAAAEGLMIMRQWVTAQDLARFPRLRAVVRMGVGYDRIDRAAAAARGILVCNVPDYGTAEVADHALALMLGLRRGLFLHHDAQRAASPASWKVIETPLVRRIETLGLGIVGLGRIGTAVALRARAFGFRVTFYDPYRPDGTERALGIARARTLEELLPGADVLSLHAPLTPETRGMLGLDELRLLPEGAVVINTARGPLMDLAALEVLLREGRIAGAGLDVLPEEPPGDPLPDLLRAYRAREAWLAGRLVVTPHSAFHSPEAWEDIRRKSAETMAAALLTDQPRNVIPPESW; from the coding sequence ATGACGACGGTCCTGTATCCCGAGGCGCTGTACTCGGATGACGCGCTGGAGCGTGACGTGTTCGGCCCCGGGGTGCGCGTGCTGATGCGCGACGTCGGCGTGATCGCGGAGCTGAATGAAGCGGATTGCGCCGCGGCGGAGGGGCTGATGATCATGCGCCAATGGGTCACCGCGCAGGATCTCGCCCGGTTCCCCCGGCTGCGGGCGGTGGTGCGCATGGGGGTCGGCTATGACCGCATCGACCGGGCGGCGGCGGCGGCGCGGGGGATCCTGGTCTGCAACGTGCCCGATTACGGCACGGCGGAGGTGGCCGATCACGCGCTTGCCCTGATGCTGGGGCTGCGCCGCGGCCTGTTCCTGCACCACGACGCCCAGCGCGCCGCCTCCCCCGCGTCCTGGAAGGTGATCGAGACGCCACTGGTGCGGCGGATCGAGACGCTCGGCCTCGGGATCGTCGGGCTCGGGCGCATCGGCACCGCGGTGGCGCTGCGGGCCAGGGCCTTCGGCTTCCGCGTGACCTTCTACGATCCCTACCGGCCGGACGGCACCGAACGCGCGCTCGGCATCGCCCGCGCGCGGACGCTGGAGGAATTGCTCCCTGGTGCCGACGTGCTGAGCCTGCACGCGCCGCTGACACCGGAGACGCGGGGGATGCTCGGCCTCGACGAACTGCGCCTGCTGCCGGAAGGGGCCGTGGTGATCAACACCGCCCGCGGGCCGCTGATGGACCTCGCTGCGCTGGAAGTGCTGCTGCGCGAGGGGCGCATCGCCGGCGCGGGGCTCGACGTGCTGCCGGAGGAACCACCGGGTGACCCCCTGCCCGACCTGCTGCGCGCCTACCGCGCCCGCGAGGCGTGGCTGGCCGGGCGGCTGGTGGTGACGCCGCATTCGGCCTTCCATTCCCCCGAAGCCTGGGAGGACATCCGCCGCAAATCGGCGGAGACCATGGCGGCAGCGCTGCTGACCGACCAGCCGAGGAACGTCATCCCGCCGGAAAGCTGGTAG
- a CDS encoding phosphonopyruvate hydrolase, with protein MTPATPAARLRARLTPDRPAIAMAAHNPLAAKLAAEAGFDAIWGSGFELSASYAVPDANILSMDTHLAMMRAMVEVQPAPVVADIDTGFGNAVSVAYAVPRYAAAGVAAVVMEDKTFPKDSSLRPGGRQVLVPMAEFQGKIEAARLPGGPLVVARTEALIAGLGRDEALRRAEAYAEAGADAVLFHSKQKTPDEILEVCRAWSGRVPLVLVPTAYPQLSFAEVAALGKVGLIICGNHAIRAAVAAMRDTFARILAEGGLAGVEDRIASVNEIFALQGDQEMRTLEARFLR; from the coding sequence ATGACGCCCGCAACCCCCGCCGCCCGGCTGCGGGCGCGGCTGACCCCCGACCGCCCGGCCATCGCCATGGCCGCGCACAACCCGCTGGCGGCGAAGCTTGCCGCCGAGGCCGGCTTCGACGCCATCTGGGGCAGCGGCTTCGAACTCTCGGCCTCCTACGCCGTGCCCGACGCCAACATCCTGTCGATGGATACGCACCTGGCGATGATGCGCGCCATGGTGGAGGTCCAGCCCGCCCCGGTGGTGGCCGACATCGATACCGGCTTCGGCAACGCGGTGAGCGTCGCCTATGCGGTGCCGCGCTACGCCGCCGCCGGCGTGGCCGCGGTGGTGATGGAGGACAAGACCTTCCCCAAGGATAGCAGCCTGCGCCCCGGCGGGCGGCAGGTGCTGGTGCCCATGGCCGAGTTCCAGGGCAAGATCGAGGCCGCGCGCCTGCCCGGCGGCCCCCTGGTGGTGGCGCGCACCGAGGCGCTGATCGCCGGGCTCGGCCGCGACGAGGCGCTGCGTCGCGCCGAGGCTTATGCCGAGGCCGGTGCCGACGCGGTGCTGTTCCACAGCAAGCAGAAGACGCCTGACGAGATCCTGGAGGTCTGCCGCGCCTGGTCCGGGCGGGTGCCGCTGGTGCTGGTGCCGACCGCCTATCCGCAGCTTTCCTTCGCCGAGGTGGCGGCGCTGGGGAAGGTCGGGCTGATCATCTGCGGCAACCACGCGATCCGCGCCGCCGTGGCCGCCATGCGCGACACCTTCGCGCGCATCCTGGCCGAAGGCGGGTTGGCGGGGGTGGAAGACCGGATCGCCAGCGTCAACGAGATCTTTGCCCTGCAAGGCGACCAGGAGATGCGGACATTGGAGGCGCGCTTCCTGCGCTGA
- a CDS encoding YqaA family protein gives MLRRLYDRVLALAGSRRAGLWLALVSFAESSFFPIPPDALLIPTVLARPERAWRLAFICTAASVAGGALGYFIGYALFDQLARPILATYHYEAAFQAFQAKYAEWGLWVILIKGLTPIPYKIVTIASGAAKFDFLVFMLASTVTRASRFFLVAALLRQFGEPVRDFIERRLTLVTTVTAAGIIGGFLALKLL, from the coding sequence ATGCTTCGAAGACTCTACGACCGGGTTCTCGCGCTGGCCGGCAGCCGGCGCGCCGGGCTCTGGCTGGCGTTGGTCAGCTTCGCCGAGAGCAGCTTCTTCCCGATCCCACCCGACGCCCTGCTGATCCCGACCGTGCTCGCCCGGCCCGAGCGTGCCTGGCGGCTGGCCTTCATCTGCACCGCCGCGAGCGTGGCCGGTGGCGCCCTCGGTTACTTCATCGGCTACGCGCTGTTCGACCAGCTCGCCCGGCCGATCCTGGCGACGTATCATTACGAGGCTGCGTTCCAGGCTTTCCAGGCGAAATACGCCGAATGGGGCCTGTGGGTGATCCTGATCAAGGGGTTGACGCCGATCCCCTACAAGATCGTCACCATTGCCTCGGGCGCCGCGAAGTTCGACTTCCTGGTCTTCATGCTGGCCAGCACCGTGACCCGCGCGTCCCGGTTCTTCCTGGTGGCCGCGCTGCTGCGCCAGTTCGGCGAGCCGGTGCGCGACTTCATCGAGCGCCGGCTGACCCTGGTCACCACCGTCACGGCCGCCGGCATCATCGGCGGGTTCCTGGCGCTGAAGCTGCTGTGA
- a CDS encoding TetR/AcrR family transcriptional regulator, translating into MRVSREQAAENRERILVAAARLFRERGFSGIGVDALTEAAGLTHGSVYSQFGSKEQLAAEAVARAFTLSGEAWASLFSGEEHPADLKKIVQRYLSQRHRDAPGSGCALAALGGEAARQGAPVREAFTAGVRRMAARLAPLQPGPSKAAREDAALATMASLVGALVLARAVDDPALSDRILAATRQRLDAEG; encoded by the coding sequence ATGCGGGTAAGCCGGGAACAGGCGGCGGAGAATCGGGAACGGATCCTGGTCGCGGCGGCGCGGCTGTTCCGTGAACGGGGATTCAGCGGGATCGGGGTGGATGCGCTGACCGAGGCGGCGGGCCTGACGCATGGCAGCGTCTACAGCCAGTTCGGCTCGAAGGAGCAACTGGCGGCGGAGGCGGTGGCCCGCGCGTTCACGCTGAGCGGGGAGGCATGGGCCTCGTTGTTCAGCGGGGAGGAACACCCCGCCGATCTGAAAAAGATCGTGCAGCGCTACCTTTCCCAGCGGCACCGGGACGCGCCGGGCAGCGGCTGCGCATTGGCCGCCCTCGGCGGCGAGGCCGCCCGTCAGGGGGCGCCGGTGCGTGAAGCCTTCACCGCCGGGGTGCGCCGCATGGCGGCCCGGCTCGCGCCCCTGCAGCCCGGCCCGTCCAAGGCCGCCCGCGAGGATGCCGCGCTGGCCACCATGGCGAGCCTTGTGGGCGCGCTGGTGCTGGCCCGCGCGGTGGACGATCCGGCGCTGTCCGACCGCATCCTCGCGGCGACCCGGCAGAGGCTCGACGCGGAGGGCTGA
- the ftsH gene encoding ATP-dependent zinc metalloprotease FtsH: MTRHAKINILYFFAAAFAVLLVHELAMFGVQTRTIPWSEFEQLVSQNKVESVQVSDRFVQGALKEKLPSGETRFQTTRVDPDIAALLQPHGVKVTGVIESTFLRDLLGWTLPILLFMAVWWFVIRRMAERGGMGGGLMSIGKSRAKVYMEANTGVTFEDVAGVDEAKDELREVVDFLRDPQRHSRLGGRMPKGVLLVGPPGSGKTLLAKAVAGEAHVPFFSISGSEFVEMFVGVGAARVRDLFEQARQKAPAIIFIDELDALGRARNAGFAGGHDEKEQTLNQLLVELDGFDTTTGVVLLAATNRPEILDPALLRAGRFDRQVLVDRPDKPGRIQILQVHLRRVRLAPEVDAEKIAALTPGFTGADLANLVNEAALRATRRGGEAITMADFDHAVERLVAGLEKRNRLLNPREREIVAYHEMGHALVALALPGTDVVHKVSIIPRGIGALGYTIQRPTEDRFLMTQEELENRMAVLMGGRAAEFLVFGHLSTGAADDLRRVTDIARAMVVRYGMSERLGNVAYEKDRQGFLGPGVAMPAEREYGPDTASVIDHEVKAITDAAFARSVELLRARREVLDRTARRLLERETLDEAELKALAQPRPAAA; encoded by the coding sequence ATGACCCGTCACGCGAAAATCAACATCCTCTATTTCTTCGCCGCCGCCTTCGCGGTGCTGCTGGTGCACGAGCTGGCCATGTTCGGGGTGCAGACCCGCACCATCCCCTGGAGCGAGTTCGAGCAGCTGGTCAGCCAGAACAAGGTCGAGTCGGTGCAGGTCTCCGACCGGTTCGTGCAAGGCGCGCTGAAGGAGAAGCTGCCCAGCGGTGAGACCCGGTTCCAGACCACCCGGGTCGATCCGGACATCGCGGCGCTGCTGCAACCCCACGGCGTCAAAGTCACCGGGGTGATCGAGAGCACCTTCCTGCGCGACCTGCTCGGCTGGACCCTGCCGATCCTGCTGTTCATGGCGGTGTGGTGGTTCGTGATCCGCCGCATGGCCGAGCGGGGTGGCATGGGCGGCGGGCTGATGTCGATCGGCAAGAGCCGCGCCAAGGTCTACATGGAAGCCAATACCGGCGTCACCTTCGAGGACGTGGCCGGCGTTGACGAAGCCAAGGACGAGCTGCGCGAGGTGGTGGATTTCCTGCGCGACCCGCAGCGCCATTCCCGGCTCGGCGGGCGCATGCCCAAGGGCGTGCTGCTGGTCGGGCCGCCGGGCAGCGGCAAGACGCTGCTGGCCAAGGCGGTGGCCGGGGAAGCGCATGTGCCGTTCTTCTCGATCTCCGGCTCGGAATTCGTCGAGATGTTCGTGGGCGTCGGCGCCGCGCGCGTGCGCGACCTGTTCGAGCAGGCGCGCCAGAAGGCCCCGGCCATCATCTTCATCGACGAGCTGGATGCGCTCGGGCGCGCCCGCAATGCCGGCTTCGCCGGCGGGCACGACGAGAAGGAGCAGACGCTGAACCAGTTGCTGGTGGAACTGGACGGTTTCGACACCACGACCGGGGTGGTGCTGCTGGCCGCGACCAACCGGCCGGAAATCCTCGACCCCGCCCTGCTGCGCGCCGGCCGCTTCGACCGGCAGGTGCTGGTGGACCGGCCGGACAAGCCCGGACGGATCCAGATCCTGCAGGTGCATCTGCGGCGGGTGCGGCTCGCGCCGGAGGTGGATGCCGAGAAGATCGCGGCGCTGACGCCCGGCTTCACCGGCGCGGACCTGGCCAACCTGGTGAACGAGGCGGCGCTGCGCGCCACACGGCGCGGCGGCGAGGCGATCACCATGGCCGATTTCGACCATGCGGTGGAACGGCTGGTCGCCGGGCTGGAGAAGCGCAACCGGCTGCTCAACCCGCGCGAGCGCGAGATCGTGGCGTATCACGAAATGGGGCATGCGCTGGTGGCGCTGGCCCTGCCCGGCACGGACGTGGTGCACAAGGTCTCCATCATCCCACGCGGCATCGGCGCGCTCGGCTACACCATCCAGCGCCCGACCGAGGACCGCTTCCTGATGACGCAGGAGGAGCTGGAGAACCGCATGGCGGTGCTGATGGGCGGGCGCGCCGCCGAGTTCCTGGTGTTCGGCCATCTCTCCACCGGGGCCGCCGACGATTTGCGCCGCGTCACCGACATCGCCCGCGCCATGGTGGTGCGCTACGGCATGTCGGAGCGCCTGGGCAACGTCGCCTACGAGAAGGACCGGCAGGGCTTTCTCGGCCCCGGCGTGGCGATGCCGGCCGAGCGCGAATACGGGCCCGACACCGCCTCGGTGATCGACCACGAGGTGAAGGCGATCACCGACGCGGCCTTCGCGCGCAGCGTCGAGCTGCTGCGGGCCCGCCGCGAGGTGCTGGACCGCACCGCACGGCGGCTGCTGGAGCGGGAGACGCTGGACGAAGCGGAGCTGAAGGCGCTGGCCCAGCCCAGGCCGGCGGCGGCCTGA
- a CDS encoding acetolactate synthase large subunit, giving the protein MNGAESLVHTLLACGIDTCFANPGTSEMHFVAALDRVPGMRCVLGLFEGVVTGAADGYARMAEKPAATLLHCGPGLANGLANLHNGRRASTMMVNCVGDQATHHRPLDAPLTADTEGWARGVSGWVRSCARAEDVGRDAAAAVQAAFIAPGGISTLILPSDTCWNPGGMPAAPLPVPARPQADPHAIAEAARLLRRGEPSMLLLTTDALRAGPLADAHRIAAATGARLYAPTSNRRIERGAGRHPIDRVPYAIDLATQALAGIRHVILVGALSPPVGFFAYPGKPGVVTPSDATVHVLARPEQDLAGALAALADALDAPAAPPAPHRAQVEPAGGPVTADALARSLTALLPEQAIIIDESVSFGRSIFGATAQAAPHDWLALAGGAIGEGIPLATGAAVASPGRRVVTLQADGSAMYTIQGLWTQARENLDVTTIILANRKYAILLGELANVGANPGRTALDMMDLSRPDLDFVKIAAGMGVAGARAETMEQFNDLFAQTLSRRGPFVIELAIP; this is encoded by the coding sequence ATGAACGGCGCCGAAAGCCTGGTGCACACGCTCCTGGCCTGTGGGATCGATACCTGCTTCGCCAATCCTGGCACCAGCGAGATGCATTTTGTCGCGGCCCTCGATCGCGTCCCCGGCATGCGCTGCGTGCTCGGCCTGTTCGAGGGCGTGGTTACCGGCGCCGCCGACGGCTATGCCCGCATGGCGGAAAAGCCGGCGGCGACGTTGCTGCATTGCGGGCCGGGCCTCGCGAACGGCCTCGCCAACCTGCACAACGGCCGCCGCGCCAGCACGATGATGGTCAATTGCGTGGGGGATCAGGCCACGCATCACCGCCCGCTCGACGCGCCGCTGACCGCCGACACCGAAGGCTGGGCGCGTGGCGTCTCCGGCTGGGTGCGCAGTTGCGCCCGCGCCGAGGATGTCGGCCGCGACGCTGCCGCCGCGGTGCAGGCCGCCTTCATCGCGCCGGGGGGCATCTCCACGCTGATCCTGCCCTCCGACACCTGCTGGAACCCGGGCGGGATGCCGGCCGCGCCGTTGCCGGTGCCGGCGCGACCCCAGGCTGATCCGCACGCCATTGCCGAGGCTGCCCGCCTGCTGCGCCGCGGCGAACCGAGCATGCTGTTGCTGACCACCGATGCCCTGCGCGCCGGCCCGCTGGCCGACGCCCACCGCATCGCCGCCGCCACCGGGGCCAGGCTCTATGCCCCCACCTCCAACCGCCGCATCGAGCGTGGCGCCGGGCGCCATCCGATCGATCGCGTGCCCTATGCGATCGATCTGGCCACCCAGGCGCTCGCCGGCATCCGCCACGTGATCCTGGTCGGCGCGCTGAGCCCGCCGGTCGGCTTCTTCGCCTATCCCGGCAAGCCCGGCGTGGTGACCCCCTCCGATGCCACCGTGCACGTGCTGGCCCGTCCCGAACAGGACCTCGCCGGCGCGCTGGCCGCGCTGGCCGACGCGCTCGATGCCCCGGCGGCGCCGCCCGCCCCGCACCGCGCCCAGGTCGAGCCAGCCGGTGGGCCGGTCACCGCCGACGCGCTCGCCCGCTCGCTGACCGCGCTGCTGCCGGAGCAGGCCATCATCATCGACGAAAGCGTCTCCTTCGGGCGCTCGATCTTCGGCGCCACCGCGCAGGCCGCGCCGCATGACTGGCTCGCCCTGGCCGGCGGCGCGATCGGCGAGGGCATCCCGCTGGCCACCGGGGCCGCGGTCGCCAGCCCGGGGCGGCGCGTGGTCACGCTGCAGGCCGACGGCTCGGCCATGTACACCATCCAGGGGCTGTGGACGCAGGCGCGCGAGAACCTGGACGTGACCACCATCATCCTCGCCAACCGCAAATACGCCATCCTGCTCGGCGAGCTGGCCAATGTCGGCGCCAATCCCGGCCGCACCGCGCTCGACATGATGGATCTCAGCCGGCCGGACCTCGATTTCGTGAAGATCGCCGCCGGCATGGGGGTGGCAGGCGCCCGCGCCGAAACGATGGAGCAGTTCAATGACCTGTTCGCACAGACGCTGTCGCGCCGGGGGCCGTTCGTGATCGAGCTGGCAATCCCATGA
- a CDS encoding HlyD family secretion protein encodes MQAVQTFSRAGGLPLSRQSLRRAATALLALGLLGGGGGYGWHWWQVGRFIRSTDDAYLQADAAIISPRVEGYVRHVAITDNQQVRAGDVLFVLDDRDYRARRDQARAAAAAATAAIGHLDAEMRQQRSMIAQAEAAIGSAVAERDRARLDQARYRALARDQAASRQAAERAEADLLKAEAALIRAQAAAGSERDRMPVLATARAQAEAQREGAAAALRLAEINLEDTVIRAPNDGVVGNRAAQLGQFVKPGSQLVTLVPLQSLYVTANFKETQLEHMRPGQPARIAVDAFPAHDLRGSVESFAPGTGAQFSLLPPENATGNFTKIVQRVPVRIRLDGAPADLAGRIRPGLSVVVAVDTGTAAIATAGAFPQARAGELR; translated from the coding sequence ATGCAAGCCGTTCAAACGTTCTCGCGTGCCGGCGGCCTGCCGCTTTCCCGGCAATCGCTCCGGCGCGCGGCGACGGCGCTGCTGGCGCTCGGGCTGCTCGGCGGCGGGGGCGGCTATGGCTGGCACTGGTGGCAGGTCGGGCGCTTCATCCGCAGCACCGACGACGCCTATCTGCAGGCCGATGCCGCCATCATCAGCCCCCGGGTCGAGGGCTATGTCCGCCACGTCGCCATCACCGACAACCAGCAGGTCCGGGCCGGCGACGTGCTGTTCGTCCTCGATGACCGCGACTACCGGGCCCGGCGCGACCAGGCCCGCGCGGCCGCCGCCGCCGCCACCGCGGCGATCGGGCATCTGGATGCCGAGATGCGCCAGCAGCGCAGCATGATCGCCCAGGCCGAGGCCGCCATCGGCAGCGCCGTTGCCGAACGCGACCGCGCCCGGCTGGATCAGGCACGCTACCGCGCCCTCGCCCGCGATCAGGCAGCCAGCCGGCAGGCGGCCGAGCGCGCCGAGGCCGACCTGCTGAAGGCCGAGGCGGCCCTGATCCGCGCCCAGGCCGCCGCCGGCAGCGAGCGCGACCGGATGCCGGTGCTCGCCACCGCACGCGCCCAGGCCGAGGCACAACGCGAGGGCGCGGCCGCAGCGTTGCGGCTGGCCGAGATCAATCTCGAGGACACGGTGATCCGTGCCCCCAATGACGGCGTCGTCGGCAATCGTGCTGCCCAGCTCGGCCAGTTCGTGAAGCCGGGCAGCCAGTTGGTGACACTGGTGCCGCTGCAGTCGCTCTACGTCACCGCCAATTTCAAGGAAACCCAGCTCGAGCACATGCGGCCCGGCCAGCCGGCCCGCATCGCCGTCGATGCCTTCCCCGCGCACGACCTGCGCGGCAGCGTGGAAAGTTTCGCGCCGGGCACGGGGGCGCAGTTCAGCCTGCTGCCGCCGGAGAACGCCACCGGCAACTTCACCAAGATCGTGCAGCGCGTGCCGGTGCGCATCCGCCTGGACGGGGCGCCCGCCGATCTGGCGGGGCGCATTCGCCCGGGCCTCTCGGTCGTGGTCGCGGTCGATACCGGCACTGCAGCCATTGCCACCGCCGGCGCATTTCCGCAGGCTCGGGCTGGAGAGTTGCGATGA